Proteins from a genomic interval of Diaminobutyricimonas aerilata:
- a CDS encoding SGNH/GDSL hydrolase family protein, which yields MTRLASALLAAIVSVAVIAACAPVADVEAPPGDGPLVAFYGDSYTLGTGASEPSRRWSSIVCAERGWREFNPSVNGLGFVNNRFAYGEGDVPEAIIEQDPDILIVTMGLNDNFSFDARARDIRRQIDHDLERFDEGLPDARIVVVEPFWYTDERSESVDTIIGWVRDGAERIDADFVPGASRWLEGHPEWMAADGIHPDDEGYARLAERMSEALDELGL from the coding sequence GTGACCCGACTCGCCTCCGCCCTGCTGGCCGCCATCGTGTCGGTGGCAGTGATCGCCGCGTGCGCGCCCGTCGCCGACGTCGAGGCGCCTCCCGGCGACGGGCCGCTCGTCGCGTTCTACGGCGACTCGTACACGCTCGGCACCGGCGCGAGCGAGCCGTCGCGGCGCTGGTCGAGCATCGTGTGCGCCGAACGCGGATGGCGCGAGTTCAACCCGAGCGTCAACGGTCTCGGCTTCGTCAACAACCGCTTCGCCTACGGCGAGGGCGACGTGCCCGAGGCGATCATCGAGCAGGATCCGGACATCCTCATCGTCACGATGGGACTCAACGACAACTTCAGCTTCGACGCCCGGGCCCGGGACATCCGGCGGCAGATCGACCACGATCTCGAGCGCTTCGACGAGGGACTACCGGATGCACGGATCGTCGTCGTCGAGCCGTTCTGGTACACCGACGAACGCTCCGAGTCCGTCGACACGATCATCGGCTGGGTACGCGACGGCGCCGAGCGGATCGACGCCGACTTCGTGCCGGGTGCCTCGCGTTGGCTCGAGGGCCATCCGGAATGGATGGCCGCCGACGGCATCCATCCCGACGACGAGGGATACGCGCGGCTGGCCGAGCGGATGAGCGAGGCGCTCGACGAACTCGGGCTCTGA
- a CDS encoding malate:quinone oxidoreductase: MSATLGTLLKQLEPEWDIRIYERLSDLAMESSNPWNNAGTGHAALCELNYTPEKPDGSIDITSAVKVNEQFQVSRQFWAHLVDQGHLPEPSSFINATPHMSFVWGESNVEYLRKRYEALKDHPLFAGMEYSEDAAQIRRWAPLLIPGRAKAQPIAATYIASGTDVDFGALTKYLARYLVANGAKVELEHRVTNISRTKRGTWRIAMRQEIGLTPIEVEARFVFVGAGGHALKLLQKSGIPEIKGFGGFPVSGEFLRTDDPEVVAKHRAKVYGKAAVGSPPMSVPHLDTRVVDGKASLMFGPYAGFSPKFLKHGSWWDLPGSVRPHNLVPMVRAGLSNLSLVRYLVGQLVARRSTKFAALEEFFPGADPKDWYKITAGQRVQVIKKDPEKGGVLQFGTEVVASADGTIAGLLGASPGASTAVPIMLGLVEKCFPDRIEAWAPKIAAMVPSFGTQLAAKPAVAKRTLAATAKKLKLTA; the protein is encoded by the coding sequence ATGAGCGCCACGCTCGGGACCCTGCTCAAGCAGCTCGAGCCGGAGTGGGACATCCGCATCTACGAGCGACTGAGCGACCTCGCGATGGAGAGCTCCAACCCGTGGAACAACGCCGGCACCGGTCACGCCGCGCTCTGCGAGCTCAACTACACCCCCGAGAAGCCGGATGGCTCGATCGACATCACGAGCGCCGTGAAGGTCAACGAGCAGTTCCAGGTGTCTCGCCAGTTCTGGGCCCACCTCGTCGACCAGGGGCACCTTCCGGAGCCGAGCTCGTTCATCAACGCCACCCCGCACATGAGCTTCGTGTGGGGCGAGTCGAACGTCGAGTACCTGCGTAAGCGGTACGAGGCGCTCAAAGACCACCCGCTCTTCGCCGGCATGGAGTACAGCGAGGACGCCGCGCAGATCCGTCGGTGGGCGCCGCTGCTCATCCCGGGCCGTGCGAAGGCGCAGCCGATCGCCGCGACCTACATCGCCTCCGGCACCGACGTCGACTTCGGCGCGCTGACCAAGTACCTCGCGCGTTACCTCGTCGCGAACGGCGCGAAGGTCGAACTCGAGCACCGCGTCACCAACATCTCCCGCACGAAGCGCGGCACGTGGCGCATCGCGATGCGGCAGGAGATCGGCCTCACCCCGATCGAGGTCGAGGCGCGCTTCGTGTTCGTCGGCGCGGGCGGACACGCCCTCAAACTGCTGCAGAAGAGCGGCATCCCCGAGATCAAGGGCTTCGGCGGTTTCCCGGTCAGCGGGGAGTTCCTGCGCACCGACGACCCCGAGGTGGTCGCCAAGCACCGTGCGAAGGTCTACGGCAAGGCCGCCGTGGGTTCGCCGCCGATGTCGGTGCCGCACCTCGACACCCGCGTCGTCGACGGCAAGGCGAGCCTCATGTTCGGGCCGTACGCGGGCTTCAGCCCCAAGTTCCTCAAGCACGGGTCGTGGTGGGATCTGCCCGGGTCGGTGCGCCCGCACAACCTCGTGCCGATGGTGCGCGCCGGCCTGTCGAACCTCTCGCTCGTGCGCTACCTCGTCGGGCAGCTCGTCGCCCGCAGATCGACCAAGTTCGCCGCGCTGGAGGAGTTCTTCCCCGGCGCGGACCCGAAGGACTGGTACAAGATCACGGCCGGGCAGCGTGTGCAGGTGATCAAGAAGGATCCCGAGAAGGGCGGCGTGCTGCAGTTCGGCACCGAGGTGGTCGCGTCGGCCGACGGCACGATCGCGGGCCTGCTCGGCGCCTCTCCGGGCGCCTCCACGGCGGTGCCGATCATGCTCGGGCTCGTCGAGAAGTGCTTCCCCGACCGCATCGAGGCGTGGGCGCCGAAGATCGCCGCGATGGTGCCGAGTTTCGGCACCCAGCTCGCCGCGAAACCCGCGGTCGCCAAGCGGACCTTGGCCGCGACCGCGAAGAAGCTCAAGCTCACCGCCTGA
- a CDS encoding DNA polymerase III subunit gamma and tau — translation MVTALYRRYRPETFAELIGQSQVTDPLRTALRTDRVGHAYLFSGPRGCGKTTSARILARCLNCAEGPTDTPCGVCPSCVELSREGSGSLDVVEIDAASHNGVDDARDLRERAVFAPARDRFKIFILDEAHMVTPQGFNALLKIVEEPPEHVKFIFATTEPEKVIGTIRSRTHHYPFRLVPPAQMLEYVQQLCDSEGVGVEPGVLPLVVRAGGGSVRDTLSLLDQLIAGSEPSTGSGAVDVRYERAVALLGYTHGALLDEVVDALGQRDAGGVFASVDRVIQTGQDPRRFVEDLLERLRDLIVVAATGEGAGAVLRGVTPEELERMIVQASAFGVAELSRAADVVNSALTEMTGATSPRLHLELMMARVLLPASDDTQRGALARVERLERRIGIDDADGGATPAPRPEPARAATPSVAPASPPAAPAPAPVSAAPVAPPAAAAAPARAANDAPAAPAAASDPATPATPARPRPTGPVTIQQVRDAWPEILDAVERAKRTAWMVVYTSQARALDDDVLTVVFANETDVASFRQQQGAGESVSELLRRAIHDVLGIRVKFIARVEPGSARSARADGATTSSAGPTEPAPAAAAPPATASTPATAPAPAAVPEAVTPPPTTSETSGGWAVVQIPTSDPTRVDEEPTPGRPAERPSPPSTGPATASRAEAPARPAPTRTPAAPADDDGPPPLGDADAPPEEPEPDDYTGPALAPPRPPAPTTPAPRAEPRRQAPRPTIGGRQRYGESVVREILGARFIEEQVVQPRVVPRAEG, via the coding sequence GTGGTCACCGCCCTCTACCGCCGCTACCGGCCGGAGACATTCGCCGAACTGATCGGCCAGTCGCAGGTGACCGATCCGCTGCGGACGGCGCTGCGCACCGACCGGGTCGGACACGCCTACCTCTTCAGCGGTCCGCGCGGATGCGGCAAGACGACGTCCGCGCGCATCCTCGCCCGCTGCCTCAACTGCGCCGAGGGCCCGACCGACACCCCGTGCGGCGTGTGCCCGAGCTGCGTCGAGCTCTCGCGCGAGGGCAGCGGCTCGCTCGACGTCGTCGAGATCGACGCGGCGAGCCACAACGGCGTCGACGACGCGCGCGACCTGCGTGAGCGCGCCGTCTTCGCCCCGGCGCGCGACCGGTTCAAGATCTTCATCCTCGACGAGGCGCACATGGTGACGCCGCAGGGCTTCAACGCGCTGCTGAAGATCGTCGAGGAGCCGCCGGAGCACGTGAAGTTCATCTTCGCGACCACGGAGCCCGAGAAGGTCATCGGCACCATCCGCAGCCGCACCCACCACTACCCGTTCCGTCTCGTGCCGCCCGCGCAGATGCTCGAATACGTGCAGCAGCTGTGCGACAGCGAAGGCGTCGGCGTCGAGCCGGGCGTGCTACCCCTGGTGGTGCGAGCCGGCGGCGGATCGGTGCGCGACACCCTGTCGCTGCTCGACCAGCTCATCGCCGGATCGGAGCCCTCGACCGGCTCCGGTGCCGTCGACGTGCGGTACGAGCGGGCCGTCGCCCTGCTCGGCTACACCCACGGTGCGCTGCTCGACGAGGTCGTCGATGCGCTCGGGCAACGCGACGCGGGCGGCGTGTTCGCCTCCGTCGACCGCGTGATCCAGACCGGTCAGGATCCGCGGCGCTTCGTCGAGGACCTGCTCGAGCGCCTGCGCGACCTCATCGTCGTCGCTGCGACGGGCGAAGGCGCCGGCGCGGTGCTGCGCGGCGTCACGCCCGAAGAGCTCGAGCGGATGATCGTGCAGGCGTCCGCGTTCGGGGTCGCCGAGCTGTCGCGCGCCGCCGACGTGGTGAACAGCGCGCTCACCGAGATGACGGGGGCGACCTCGCCGCGCCTGCATCTCGAGCTCATGATGGCGCGCGTGCTCCTGCCCGCGAGCGACGACACCCAACGCGGTGCGCTCGCACGGGTGGAGCGGCTCGAGCGCCGCATCGGCATCGACGACGCCGACGGGGGCGCGACCCCCGCACCGCGCCCCGAACCGGCTCGTGCCGCGACTCCGTCCGTCGCACCGGCGTCCCCTCCCGCCGCACCCGCACCCGCACCGGTGTCCGCTGCGCCCGTCGCCCCGCCGGCCGCCGCCGCGGCACCCGCTCGTGCCGCCAACGACGCTCCGGCTGCCCCCGCCGCTGCCTCCGACCCGGCGACGCCCGCCACTCCGGCACGACCGCGGCCCACCGGCCCCGTGACCATCCAGCAGGTGCGCGACGCCTGGCCCGAGATCCTCGACGCGGTCGAGCGCGCGAAGCGCACCGCGTGGATGGTCGTCTACACCTCCCAGGCGCGCGCGCTCGACGACGACGTGCTCACCGTCGTCTTCGCGAACGAGACGGATGTGGCGAGCTTCCGCCAGCAGCAGGGCGCCGGCGAGAGCGTGAGCGAGCTCCTCCGTCGTGCCATCCACGACGTGCTCGGCATCCGGGTGAAGTTCATCGCCCGCGTCGAGCCCGGCTCGGCGCGGTCGGCTCGCGCGGACGGCGCGACCACTTCGTCGGCCGGCCCTACGGAACCCGCGCCCGCCGCTGCCGCGCCGCCCGCCACCGCGTCGACCCCCGCCACCGCGCCGGCCCCGGCCGCCGTGCCGGAGGCCGTGACCCCTCCGCCTACCACCTCGGAGACGAGCGGTGGGTGGGCCGTCGTGCAGATCCCGACCTCCGACCCGACCCGTGTCGACGAGGAGCCGACTCCCGGTCGCCCCGCCGAGCGTCCCTCGCCGCCGTCGACCGGTCCCGCCACCGCGTCGCGTGCCGAGGCCCCCGCGCGACCCGCGCCGACGCGCACGCCCGCCGCTCCCGCCGACGACGACGGACCCCCGCCGCTCGGTGACGCGGACGCCCCGCCAGAGGAGCCCGAGCCAGACGACTACACCGGCCCCGCGCTCGCGCCTCCGCGCCCCCCGGCTCCCACGACGCCCGCTCCGCGCGCGGAACCGCGGCGCCAGGCGCCGCGCCCGACGATCGGGGGCCGTCAGCGCTACGGCGAGTCGGTGGTGCGCGAGATCCTGGGGGCTCGATTCATCGAGGAGCAGGTCGTGCAGCCGCGCGTCGTGCCGCGAGCGGAGGGCTGA
- a CDS encoding MerR family transcriptional regulator gives MRVSELVERSGVPLASIKYYLREGLLMPGESTGATQARYDERHLKRLRLIKALTDVVGLSVQKAREVIAVIDEPVADPFDNLGRAIAALPPYTDATGDAPRARAVLERLGQVCDPSYAGVAQLERALEAAEAAGMPMSDERLAVYGEHVRAIAEFDISGVPDDPAAAVEYSVIGTTLYEPVLLAMRRLAHHDAAYRRLRGAEPGSAEPSAG, from the coding sequence ATGCGCGTCTCCGAACTCGTCGAACGATCCGGTGTGCCGCTCGCGAGCATCAAGTACTATCTGCGCGAGGGTCTGCTCATGCCCGGGGAGTCGACCGGCGCGACGCAGGCGCGCTACGACGAACGCCACCTCAAGCGGCTGCGCCTCATCAAGGCACTGACCGACGTGGTGGGCCTGTCCGTGCAGAAGGCCCGCGAGGTCATCGCCGTCATCGACGAGCCCGTCGCCGACCCCTTCGACAACCTCGGACGTGCGATCGCCGCACTTCCGCCCTACACCGATGCCACCGGCGACGCCCCGCGGGCGCGAGCCGTGCTCGAACGGCTCGGTCAGGTGTGCGATCCCTCCTACGCCGGGGTCGCGCAACTGGAACGTGCTCTCGAGGCCGCGGAAGCGGCGGGCATGCCGATGTCGGACGAACGCCTCGCCGTCTACGGCGAGCACGTGCGGGCCATCGCGGAATTCGACATCTCCGGAGTGCCGGACGACCCGGCGGCCGCGGTCGAGTACAGCGTGATCGGCACGACCCTGTACGAGCCCGTACTGCTCGCGATGCGCCGTCTGGCGCACCACGATGCCGCCTACCGGCGGTTGAGGGGTGCGGAACCCGGCAGCGCCGAGCCCTCGGCGGGCTGA
- a CDS encoding aspartate-semialdehyde dehydrogenase, whose translation MNQGVRIGVVGATGQVGAVVRRLLEERDFPVAEIRYFASARSAGTTLPWKDQQIVVEDASTADPSGLDVAIFSAGATTSRAQAPRFAEAGVLVIDNSSAWRMDPDVPLVVSEVNADAMADARKGIIANPNCTTMAAMPVLKVLHEEAGLERLVVSTYQAVSGAGLAGGEELLEQARAVVAQDAIQLVHDGSAVEFPEPGKFPKRIAFDVIPQAGNFVDDGLGETDEEKKLRNESRKILGLPELRVSGICVRVPVFTGHSLAINAEFARPLSPERAKELLADAPGVALSEVPTPLEAAGQDPSFVGRIRADEGVPDGRGLALFVSNDNLRKGAALNAVQIAELVAQRLVTA comes from the coding sequence ATGAACCAGGGTGTGAGGATCGGCGTCGTGGGCGCCACCGGTCAGGTGGGTGCCGTCGTGCGTCGGCTGCTCGAGGAGCGGGACTTCCCGGTCGCCGAGATCCGTTACTTCGCCTCGGCGCGCAGCGCGGGCACGACACTGCCGTGGAAGGACCAGCAGATCGTCGTCGAAGACGCCTCGACCGCCGACCCGAGCGGTCTCGACGTCGCGATCTTCTCCGCCGGCGCGACGACGAGCCGCGCGCAGGCCCCCCGCTTCGCGGAGGCCGGCGTGCTCGTCATCGACAACTCGTCGGCCTGGCGCATGGACCCCGACGTCCCCCTCGTCGTGAGCGAGGTCAACGCGGACGCGATGGCGGATGCGCGCAAGGGCATCATCGCGAACCCGAACTGCACCACGATGGCGGCCATGCCGGTGCTGAAGGTGCTGCACGAGGAGGCCGGTCTCGAGCGGCTCGTCGTCAGCACCTACCAGGCGGTCTCCGGTGCGGGTCTCGCGGGCGGCGAGGAGCTGCTCGAGCAGGCACGCGCCGTCGTCGCCCAGGACGCCATCCAGCTCGTGCACGACGGCTCGGCCGTCGAGTTCCCCGAGCCCGGCAAGTTCCCCAAGCGCATCGCGTTCGACGTGATCCCCCAGGCGGGCAACTTCGTCGACGACGGCCTCGGCGAGACCGACGAGGAGAAGAAGCTCCGCAACGAGAGCCGCAAGATCCTCGGCCTGCCGGAGCTCCGCGTGAGCGGCATCTGCGTGCGCGTGCCCGTGTTCACCGGTCACTCGCTCGCCATCAACGCCGAGTTCGCCCGCCCGCTCTCGCCGGAACGCGCGAAGGAACTGCTCGCCGACGCCCCCGGCGTCGCGTTGAGCGAGGTGCCGACGCCTCTCGAGGCGGCCGGACAGGACCCGAGCTTCGTCGGCCGCATCCGTGCGGACGAGGGTGTACCGGATGGGCGCGGCCTCGCCCTCTTCGTGAGCAACGACAACCTGCGCAAGGGTGCCGCCCTCAACGCGGTGCAGATCGCCGAGCTCGTCGCGCAGCGCCTCGTCACCGCCTGA
- a CDS encoding ABC-F family ATP-binding cassette domain-containing protein: MPAVTTVSNHIRSDGISHAYGDRPVLTDVSLVVAPGTRLGLIGENGAGKSTLLRILGGAEVPDAGVVARPARTGLLWQEVRAASHETLSTLIEQAIADVRRIERELERAADALGEGDDDAVRRYELALDAAERADVWSVDARRDELLAGLGVGDIPLERRLEEVSGGQRSRFALAALLLSRPDALLLDEPTNHLDDDAAAFLQRQLVAWPGPVVFASHDRAFLDEVATELLDIDRTRRGTTRFGGGYSDYLAEKAAERARWQEQYEAEQRELGLLKHAVAETARNINHDRPIRDGNKMAFGMRGDKVEQQKSRRIRNARGRYEELLETQVRKPREPLRFSGIPRGSHALDDDGLLVQLTDARIDGRLEVPSLQIEPTARILLTGHNGAGKSTLLHVLAGTLHLDAGSVQRRKGLRIGLLEQDVRWADATQSPRRIYERAVGERRAEALSLVSLGLVAPRDVDRPVGVLSIGQQRRLALALIVARPPHVFLLDEPTNHLSLALATELEDALGGYPGAVVVASHDRWLRRRWEGQRRELRNGRLLPAFG; this comes from the coding sequence ATGCCTGCGGTCACGACTGTTTCCAACCACATCCGCAGCGACGGCATCTCGCACGCCTACGGTGACCGACCCGTGCTCACCGACGTCTCCCTCGTCGTGGCTCCCGGCACGCGCCTCGGACTCATCGGCGAGAACGGCGCCGGCAAGTCCACGCTCCTGCGCATCCTCGGCGGGGCGGAGGTGCCCGACGCGGGCGTCGTCGCCCGCCCGGCGCGTACCGGCCTGCTCTGGCAGGAGGTGCGGGCGGCTTCGCACGAGACGCTGTCGACGCTCATCGAGCAGGCGATCGCCGATGTGCGACGCATCGAACGCGAGCTCGAGCGGGCGGCCGACGCCCTCGGCGAGGGTGACGACGACGCCGTGCGACGGTACGAGCTCGCGCTCGACGCCGCCGAGCGCGCCGACGTGTGGAGCGTGGACGCACGCCGCGACGAACTACTCGCCGGACTCGGCGTCGGCGACATCCCGCTCGAGCGGCGGCTCGAAGAGGTCTCCGGCGGGCAGCGCAGCCGGTTCGCCCTCGCCGCGCTGCTGCTCTCGCGTCCCGACGCGCTGCTGCTCGACGAGCCCACGAACCACCTCGACGACGACGCGGCAGCATTCCTGCAGCGACAGCTCGTGGCCTGGCCCGGTCCCGTCGTCTTCGCGAGCCACGATCGGGCGTTCCTCGACGAGGTGGCGACGGAGCTGCTCGACATCGACCGGACGCGGCGCGGGACGACGCGCTTCGGCGGCGGGTACAGCGACTACCTCGCCGAGAAGGCGGCCGAACGCGCCCGGTGGCAGGAGCAGTACGAGGCGGAGCAGCGCGAACTCGGCCTGCTGAAACACGCGGTCGCCGAGACCGCGCGCAACATCAACCACGATCGCCCGATCCGCGACGGCAACAAGATGGCGTTCGGCATGCGCGGCGACAAGGTCGAGCAGCAGAAGAGCCGGCGCATCCGCAACGCCCGCGGTCGCTACGAGGAGCTGCTCGAGACCCAGGTGCGCAAGCCCCGCGAGCCGCTGCGCTTCTCCGGGATCCCGCGCGGATCGCACGCGCTCGACGACGACGGACTGCTCGTGCAGCTGACGGATGCGCGCATCGACGGCCGACTGGAGGTGCCGAGCCTGCAGATCGAGCCGACCGCGCGCATCCTGCTCACCGGTCACAACGGTGCGGGCAAGTCGACCCTGCTGCACGTGCTCGCCGGCACGCTCCACCTCGACGCGGGATCGGTGCAGCGCCGGAAGGGACTGCGCATCGGACTGCTCGAGCAGGACGTGCGCTGGGCGGATGCGACCCAGTCGCCGCGACGGATCTACGAGCGTGCCGTGGGGGAGCGGCGGGCGGAGGCGCTCTCGCTCGTGTCGCTCGGGCTCGTCGCACCGCGCGACGTGGACCGGCCGGTCGGTGTGCTGTCGATCGGGCAGCAGCGGCGGCTCGCCCTCGCGCTCATCGTCGCCCGGCCGCCGCACGTGTTCCTGCTCGACGAGCCGACGAACCACCTGTCGCTCGCCCTCGCGACCGAACTCGAGGACGCCCTCGGCGGGTATCCCGGAGCGGTCGTCGTGGCCAGCCACGACCGGTGGCTCCGGCGGCGCTGGGAGGGTCAGCGGCGCGAGCTGCGCAACGGGCGCCTCCTGCCGGCCTTCGGCTGA
- the recR gene encoding recombination mediator RecR: protein MYEGIVQDLIDELGRLPGIGPKSAQRIAFHIVQTESFDVTRLSEILRDVREKVRFCSICGNVAEQETCSICRDPRRSPATICVVEEAKDVVAIERTREFRGLYHVLGGAISPIDGIGPDDLRIRQLLQRLADGVVTEVIIATDPNLEGEATATYLTRLLMQPGLRVTRLASGLPVGGDLEYADEVTLGRAFEGRRVIEH from the coding sequence GTGTACGAGGGCATCGTCCAGGACCTGATCGACGAGCTCGGCCGGCTGCCGGGCATCGGTCCGAAGTCCGCGCAGCGCATCGCGTTCCACATCGTGCAGACCGAGAGCTTCGACGTCACGCGGCTGTCCGAGATCCTGCGCGATGTGCGCGAGAAGGTGCGCTTCTGCTCCATCTGCGGCAACGTCGCCGAACAGGAGACCTGCAGCATCTGCCGTGACCCGCGCCGTTCGCCGGCCACCATCTGCGTGGTCGAGGAGGCGAAAGACGTCGTCGCGATCGAACGCACGCGCGAGTTCCGCGGCCTCTACCACGTGCTCGGCGGGGCCATCAGCCCGATCGACGGCATCGGCCCCGACGACCTGCGCATCCGGCAGCTCCTGCAGCGCCTCGCGGACGGCGTCGTGACCGAGGTCATCATCGCGACCGACCCGAACCTCGAGGGTGAGGCGACCGCGACCTATCTGACGAGGCTGCTCATGCAGCCGGGACTTCGGGTCACCCGCCTCGCCTCCGGCCTGCCCGTGGGCGGCGACCTCGAGTACGCCGACGAGGTCACCCTCGGCCGCGCCTTCGAGGGCCGCCGCGTCATCGAGCACTGA
- a CDS encoding aspartate kinase, which yields MSLIVQKYGGSSVADAESIKRVAKRIVETRKAGNDVVVVVSAMGDTTDDLLDLAGKVTPLPEPRELDMLLSAGERISMALLAMTIKGMGHDARSFTGSQAGMITDARHGAARIVDVTPVRLREALSEGAIAIVAGFQGFNRDTRDITTLGRGGSDTTAVALAAALDADVCEIYTDVDGIFTADPRIVKSATKIDRITSEEMLELAAAGSKVLYIRAVEYARRHGVTLHVRSSFSNAEGTIVYNPEDGAKVEEPIISGVASDLSEAKITVVGVPDIPGKAAHIFTIVAGTGANIDMIVQNVSAANTGLTDISFTLPKSDGTATMQALQAAKGEVGFESLQFDDQIGKLSLVGAGMRTNAGVSARFFSALRDSGINIEMISTSEIRISVVTRADSLSEAVRTVHSAFDLDSDVEAVVYAGTGR from the coding sequence GTGAGCTTGATCGTGCAGAAGTACGGGGGGTCGTCGGTCGCCGACGCCGAGAGCATCAAGCGCGTCGCGAAGCGCATCGTCGAGACCCGCAAGGCGGGCAACGACGTCGTCGTCGTGGTGAGTGCCATGGGCGACACCACCGACGACCTGCTCGACCTCGCCGGCAAGGTCACCCCGCTGCCGGAACCGCGCGAACTCGACATGCTGCTGAGCGCGGGCGAGCGCATCTCGATGGCGCTGCTCGCCATGACCATCAAGGGCATGGGGCATGACGCGCGCAGCTTCACCGGCAGCCAGGCCGGCATGATCACGGATGCCCGACACGGGGCCGCCCGCATCGTCGACGTCACCCCGGTGCGCCTGCGCGAAGCACTCTCCGAGGGTGCCATCGCGATCGTCGCCGGATTCCAGGGCTTCAACCGCGACACCCGTGACATCACGACGCTCGGCCGCGGCGGTTCCGACACGACGGCCGTCGCCCTCGCTGCCGCCCTCGACGCCGACGTCTGCGAGATCTACACCGACGTCGACGGCATCTTCACGGCCGACCCGCGCATCGTGAAGTCGGCGACCAAGATCGACCGCATCACGAGCGAGGAGATGCTCGAACTCGCGGCGGCCGGATCGAAGGTGCTGTACATCCGCGCAGTGGAATATGCCCGTCGACACGGCGTTACCCTTCACGTGCGGTCGTCGTTCTCGAACGCCGAGGGCACGATCGTCTACAACCCCGAGGACGGTGCGAAAGTGGAAGAGCCGATCATCTCCGGCGTGGCCTCCGATCTGAGCGAGGCCAAGATCACGGTCGTCGGCGTGCCCGACATCCCCGGTAAGGCCGCGCACATCTTCACGATCGTCGCCGGCACCGGCGCGAACATCGACATGATCGTGCAGAACGTCTCGGCCGCGAACACCGGGCTGACCGACATCTCGTTCACCCTGCCGAAGTCGGACGGCACGGCGACGATGCAGGCGCTGCAGGCGGCGAAGGGCGAGGTGGGCTTCGAGAGCCTCCAGTTCGACGACCAGATCGGCAAGCTCTCGCTCGTCGGCGCCGGCATGCGCACCAACGCGGGCGTGAGCGCCCGCTTCTTCTCGGCGCTGCGCGATTCGGGCATCAACATCGAGATGATCTCGACGAGCGAGATCCGCATCTCGGTCGTCACCCGTGCCGACAGCCTCAGCGAGGCCGTGCGCACGGTGCACAGCGCCTTCGATCTCGACAGCGACGTGGAAGCCGTCGTCTACGCCGGCACCGGCCGATAG
- a CDS encoding sulfite exporter TauE/SafE family protein, whose product MRRRRSGSATPIVLLGIGAVAGVFAGTFGVGGGILMVPLLLAFAGMDQRRASATSLLAIVPTSLVGCVGYLFGEGVDVLAAALVTPGAIAGALLGTALLRRLPLRVLTWAFVAVLLLVALRTALLVPERGADVEYDALTIGGLVLLGLVMGVASGLFGIGGGAIAVPAFVAVFGMSDLLAKGTSLLVMLPTALSGSVRNVRAALVDWRAGSIVGVAATLASLPGVAIAHLLPPRVASILFALLLVASAAQLAVRELRRR is encoded by the coding sequence ATGAGGCGGCGGCGGAGCGGTTCGGCGACCCCGATCGTGCTGCTCGGCATCGGGGCGGTCGCCGGAGTCTTCGCCGGCACCTTCGGCGTGGGCGGCGGGATCCTCATGGTCCCCCTGTTGCTGGCGTTCGCGGGCATGGACCAGCGACGCGCATCCGCGACGTCTCTGCTCGCCATCGTGCCCACCTCGCTCGTCGGTTGTGTCGGCTATCTCTTCGGCGAGGGGGTCGACGTGCTCGCGGCCGCGCTCGTGACGCCCGGGGCGATCGCCGGGGCGCTGCTCGGCACCGCCCTGCTGCGCCGCCTGCCGTTGCGCGTGCTCACCTGGGCGTTCGTCGCCGTGCTGCTCCTGGTCGCGTTGCGCACCGCCCTGCTCGTTCCGGAGCGCGGGGCCGACGTCGAATACGACGCGCTGACGATCGGCGGCCTGGTGCTGCTCGGGCTCGTCATGGGTGTCGCCTCGGGCTTGTTCGGCATCGGCGGTGGAGCGATCGCCGTGCCGGCGTTCGTCGCCGTCTTCGGCATGAGCGACCTGCTCGCCAAGGGCACGTCGCTGCTCGTCATGCTGCCGACCGCACTCTCGGGCTCGGTGCGCAACGTGCGGGCGGCACTCGTCGACTGGCGCGCCGGTTCGATCGTCGGCGTCGCGGCGACGCTCGCGTCGCTTCCCGGCGTCGCGATCGCGCACCTGTTGCCCCCGCGGGTCGCGAGCATCCTCTTCGCCCTGCTGCTCGTGGCGTCCGCCGCCCAGCTCGCCGTGCGGGAGCTGCGGCGACGCTGA